ACGCTGCCAGCCTGGGTGAGCACTACCTGGCGATTAATGCGATCGAACAGCCGCCGGCCCAGTTCATCCTCTAATTGCGACACCCGTTTGCTGACCGCAGACTGGGTAAGAAACAGCGCCTTGGCACCTTCGGAAAACGAGCCGGTTTCAGCGACCTTGATAAAAGCCTGCAGGGAGTGGATGTCCATTCATGTATTCCATAATGGAATTGGTTTTATGAAAAATATGAATTTGTGTAATGGATGTCAAGCGATTATGCTGTCTCCATCTAATTTGGAACTGAATACAGGAGAACGCCGTGGCTGGTAAAACCTTATACGACAAGTTATGGGACGCTCACGTGGTGCGCACTGACGCGGATGGAACTGCGTTGCTGTACATCGATCGTCAGTTGGTTCACGAAGTGACCTCGCCGCAGGCTTTCGAGGGCTTGCGTTTGGCAGGTCGCAAACCCTGGCGGGTGAGCGCCAATTTGGCGACCCCAGATCACAATGTGCCGACGACCGACCGTAGCGTGGGTATTGCCGATCCGGTATCGCGCACCCAGGTAGAGACCCTGGGCGCCAACTGCGCTGAGTTCGGTATTACCGAATTCAAGATGGATGACATCCGCCAGGGGATTGTACACGTTGTCGGACCGGAGCAGGGTGCTACCTTGCCGGGCATGACGGTGGTGTGTGGTGATTCCCATACCGCGACCCACGGGGCGTTTGGTGCATTGGCGTTTGGTATAGGCACGTCCGAGGTCGAACACGTCATGGCCACCCAGTGTTTGATTCAGAAAAAAGCCAAGAACATGTTGGTGAGCGTCGATGGCGAGCTTGGCGCGGGTGTGACCGCCAAGGACGTGGTGTTGGCAATTATTCGTGAAATTGGCACTGCAGGCGGCACTGGTTACACCATCGAATTTGCCGGCAGTGCCATTCGTTCGTTGAGCGTGGAAGGTCGCATGACCGTGTGCAACATGGCCATCGAAGCCGGAGCGCGCGCAGGTTTGGTGGCGGTTGATGACAAAACCTTGGCATACGTTAAAGGTCGCCCCTATGCGCCTACCGAACAACAATGGCCTGCTGCAGAGGCATTGTGGCGCGAATTGCACTCTGACGCCGATGCCAGATTTGACGCGGTGGTTCGCATCGACGCGGCCAGCATTCGCCCCGCAGTGACCTGGGGAACGTCGCCTGAGATGGTTGTCTACGTGGATGACAAGGTGCCCGATCCCAGCAAAGAAGCCGATCCAGTCAAGCGCGATGGTATGGAAAAGGCGCTGACCTACATGGGTTTGCAGGCTAACACGCCGATCGAGCAGATTTCGGTAGACAAAGTCTTCATAGGTTCTTGCACCAACTCGCGGATTGAAGATTTACGCGCCGCGGCGCAAGTGGCCAAGGGGCGCAAGGTCGCGGGCAATATCAAACAGGCGCTGGTGGTACCAGGTTCTGGTTTGGTGAAAGCGCAGGCGGAAAAAGAAGGTTTGGACAAAATCTTCGTCGAGGCCGGTTTTGAATGGCGTGAGCCGGGTTGCTCCATGTGCCTGGCGATGAACGCCGACCGTCTGGAACCGGGTGAGCGTTGTGCCTCTACCTCCAACCGCAACTTCGAAGGCCGTCAGGGGCAGGGCGGACGCACGCATCTGGTGAGTCCGGCGATGGCCGCTGCCGCAGCGATTGCTGGGCACTTTGTTGACGTGCGCAAGATGAACTAGGAGAAATCGGATGAAAGCGTTTACCCAGTTAAATGGTTTGGTGGCGCCCATGGATCGCGCCAACGTGGATACGGATGCCATTATTCCCAAGCAGTTTTTGAAGTCCATCAAGCGCAGTGGCTTTGGACCTAACTTGTTTGACGAGTGGCGTTATCTGGATCGTGGCGAGCCTGACGCTGACAACAGCGGCCGTCCCAAAAACCCGGATTTCGTGTTGAATCAGCCTCGTTACCAGGGCGTGAGCATTTTGCTTGCCCGGGAAAACTTCGGCTGTGGCTCCAGTCGCGAACACGCGCCCTGGGCCTTGGAAGACTTCGGTTTTCGCGCGATTATCGCCCCGAGTTTTGCGGACATTTTCTATAACAACTGTTTCAAAAATGGTATTCTGCCGATTAAATTGGATGCAGCAACCGTGGACAGTTTGTTCAAGGAAACCTATGCCAGCGAAGGGTATCGGTTGAATATCGATTTGGCGGCACAGACCATTGTCAGACCCAATGGTGACGCCATTCCGTTTGAGGTTGATCCATTCCGTAAACATTGTTTGCTCAATGGCTTGGACGATATCGGTTTGACCTTGCAGCATGTGGATGACATCAAAGCTTACGAGCAGCGCCGCAAGGTCGTCGCGCCGTGGTTGTTTGCATAAGCGTATTACAGTAACAGGTAGCACAGATGACAAAGAAGATTTTAGTATTGCCCGGTGACGGCATTGGTACCGAGATTGTCGACGAGGCCGTGAAGGTGATTCACTGCCTGCAGGCGGATTTTGGTCTGGATGTGGAATTGACCCACGGTTTGGTAGGTGGTGCGGCGTACGACGCGACGGGCACGCCACTGCCCGAAGAAACGCTGAAAATGGCCAAGGCTTCTGACGCAATCCTGCTGGGTGCGGTCGGTGGTTACAAGTGGGAGTCGCTGGATATTTCCGTGCGCCCTGAAAAAGGTCTGCTGGGACTGCGCTCCAATCTGCAGTTGTTTTCCAACCTGCGTCCGGCGATTTTGTATCCACAACTGGCCAGTGCTTCCACGCTGAAGCCTGAAGTAGTTGCTGGCTTGGACATCATGATTGTGCGTGAATTGACCGGCGGTATTTATTTTGGTCAGCCACGCGGTGTGCGCACCCTGGAAAATGGTGAGCGCCAAGGCTACAACACACTGGTTTACAGCGAATCAGAAATCCGTCGCATCGGTCGTTCTGCGTTTGAAATTGCGATGAAGCGCAACAAGAAAGTGTGCTCCATCGACAAGGCCAACGTACTGGAGTGTACCGAGTTGTGGCGTGAAGTCATGACTGAAGTGGCCAAGGATTACCCGGAAGTTCAGTTGAGCCACATGTACGTGGACAACGCCGCGATGCAGTTGGTGCGTTGGCCAAAGCAGTTCGACGTGGTGGTTACCACCAATATGTTCGGTGATATTTTGTCCGATTGCGCGGCGATGCTGACCGGCTCGATTGGTATGCTGCCATCGGCGTCGCTGAATGCAGAAGGCAAGGGCATGTACGAACCGATTCACGGTTCTGCGCCAGACATCGCTGGCAAGGGCATTGCCAATCCGCTGGCGACGATTTTGTCCGTGTCGATGATGTTGCGTTATTCGCTGGATCGCGGCGATTTGGCAGATCGAGTGGATCGCGCGGTGTCAGAAGTGCTGGATGCCGGCATTCGTACTGCGGACATTTACACCGAAGGTACGCAAAAAGTGAATACCTCCGCTATGGGTGATGCAGTGGTGTCCCACCTTAAACGCGACATGTGGAAAGATATTTCGTCCGGTTTACATGATGAGCACAGTGCCAGCTGCGCACGCGGCGGTAATTTTTCAAACGACAAAGATTGATTTGCTGTAACGCAAAAAGGAAAAAGTAACATGGCGAAGACATACGATGTGGCTGTCGTCGGCGCGACCGGAGCGGTAGGCGAGGCGATGATTTCCATCCTGGAACAGCGCAATTTCCCCGTGGGCAAATTGTATTTGTTGGCCAGCGAGCGCTCTGCGGGTAAACGCGTTGAGTTCAAAGGCAAATACGTTTCCGTGGAAAATCTGGCGGATTTTGATTTCAGCAAGGTACAAATTGGTTTGTTTTCTGCGGGTGGTTCAATCTCTCGCGAGTTTGCGCCCAAGGCGGCTGAAGCAGGTTGTGTGGTCATCGACAACACGTCCGAATTCCGCATGGAAGACGATATTCCGCTGGTGGTGCCCGAGGTGAATCCTCATGCGGTGGCGCAGTACACCAATCGCAACATTATCGCCAATCCAAATTGCTCCACCATCCAAATGCTGGTGGCGTTGAAGCCAATTTACGATGCCGTGGGTATCACTCGCATCAACGTGGCGACCTATCAGGCGGTGTCTGGTACCGGCAAGGAAGCGATTGAAGAACTGGCCTCGCAAACAGCTACTTTGCTCAACGGCAAGAGCATTACCTGCGAAGTCTACCCCAAGCAAATTGCGTTTAACTGCTTGCCGCACATTGATGTCTTCCAAGATAATGGTTACACCCGCGAAGAAATGAAGATGGTGTGGGAAACCAGAAAAATTCTGGAAGACGACCAGATTCAGGTGAATCCGACCGCAGTGCGCGTGCCGGTATTTTTTGGCCACTCGGAAGCGGTACACATTGAGACCCGTGAAAAAATCACTACGCTGATGGCGCGCGATCTGCTCGAGGCCGCTCCTGGCATCGTGTTGATGGACAAGCGTGAAGCGGGTGGTTATCCCACGCCAGTGACTGAGGCAGCGGGCAATGATCCGGTCTACGTCGGACGTATTCGCGAAGATATTTCTCATCCAAAAGGTTTGAATCTTTGGGTTGTTGCAGATAATGTTCGTAAAGGTGCGGCGCTCAACAGTATTCAGATTGCGGAGCTGCTGATCGACAAATACCTTTAGTAGGTTTGTTTGAGGACGTAAACAGCTGCATGGATTGTTTTAAAACTCGCAAGAAATTTTTGTGGCGCAAATCCCTGGTGGGATTTGCGCTTTCTGCGTTGCTGTTGCCTGGAGCAGCTTCTGCTTTGGGCATGGGCAATATTCAGGTGAAATCCACCCTGCAGCAACCGCTGCAGGCACAAATTGAATTGTTGGATATTGATCCACAGCAACTGGATTATGTGCGGGTGAATCTGGCTGATCGTGCGTTGTTTACCCGCATGGGGTTGCAACGTACCGAGTTGCTGGAGCAGTTGAAATTCAATGTGCAAAAGCTCAAGGATGGACGTTACGTCATCGTGGTCAGCACGGAGAAACCGGTTGCTGAACCCTTTTTAAATTTTCTGATTGATGTGGATTGGGGTACAGGGCGCAGCTTCCGCGAATTTACCGTGCTGCTCGATCCGCCGGTGTTTCAAAGTGGTTCTGCGACTGCACCAGTGGTGGCACCAGAGGTTGTACCGTCGCGCGTAGTGACGACGCCTCCGCCAGCCGCTGATGTTGCACCTTCCGCTCCAGCGGCGGCTGAGCCAGTTGCGTCTTCGCCGGTGGTCGCGGTTGCACCAACGTCGGCGCAAACAGCTGCAGCATCTGGCGCTGGTCAATTCCGTCTGCAAAAAGGTCCGGTCAAAAAAGGCCAGATGCTTTGGAATATTGCCAACGATGCGCGACCCAGCGACGTGTCGGTGAATCAGATGATGCTGGCGTTGCTTAAGGAAAATCCCGACGCGTTTTTCGGTGACAACGTCAACATGCTCAAGGAAGGTTCGATCCTTCG
This DNA window, taken from Gammaproteobacteria bacterium, encodes the following:
- the leuC gene encoding 3-isopropylmalate dehydratase large subunit, yielding MAGKTLYDKLWDAHVVRTDADGTALLYIDRQLVHEVTSPQAFEGLRLAGRKPWRVSANLATPDHNVPTTDRSVGIADPVSRTQVETLGANCAEFGITEFKMDDIRQGIVHVVGPEQGATLPGMTVVCGDSHTATHGAFGALAFGIGTSEVEHVMATQCLIQKKAKNMLVSVDGELGAGVTAKDVVLAIIREIGTAGGTGYTIEFAGSAIRSLSVEGRMTVCNMAIEAGARAGLVAVDDKTLAYVKGRPYAPTEQQWPAAEALWRELHSDADARFDAVVRIDAASIRPAVTWGTSPEMVVYVDDKVPDPSKEADPVKRDGMEKALTYMGLQANTPIEQISVDKVFIGSCTNSRIEDLRAAAQVAKGRKVAGNIKQALVVPGSGLVKAQAEKEGLDKIFVEAGFEWREPGCSMCLAMNADRLEPGERCASTSNRNFEGRQGQGGRTHLVSPAMAAAAAIAGHFVDVRKMN
- the leuD gene encoding 3-isopropylmalate dehydratase small subunit — protein: MKAFTQLNGLVAPMDRANVDTDAIIPKQFLKSIKRSGFGPNLFDEWRYLDRGEPDADNSGRPKNPDFVLNQPRYQGVSILLARENFGCGSSREHAPWALEDFGFRAIIAPSFADIFYNNCFKNGILPIKLDAATVDSLFKETYASEGYRLNIDLAAQTIVRPNGDAIPFEVDPFRKHCLLNGLDDIGLTLQHVDDIKAYEQRRKVVAPWLFA
- a CDS encoding aspartate-semialdehyde dehydrogenase yields the protein MAKTYDVAVVGATGAVGEAMISILEQRNFPVGKLYLLASERSAGKRVEFKGKYVSVENLADFDFSKVQIGLFSAGGSISREFAPKAAEAGCVVIDNTSEFRMEDDIPLVVPEVNPHAVAQYTNRNIIANPNCSTIQMLVALKPIYDAVGITRINVATYQAVSGTGKEAIEELASQTATLLNGKSITCEVYPKQIAFNCLPHIDVFQDNGYTREEMKMVWETRKILEDDQIQVNPTAVRVPVFFGHSEAVHIETREKITTLMARDLLEAAPGIVLMDKREAGGYPTPVTEAAGNDPVYVGRIREDISHPKGLNLWVVADNVRKGAALNSIQIAELLIDKYL